TGAACAGCCCGTCTGCGTAGCCAATGGTGGAAGGTGCACCGTCGGTGGAGATCCAGAGGTTGCCTACAGAGTCGAAGGCCACGTTGTCCGGGCAGGAGATCGGGGAAACCTTGTCCGCCGGGAATCCTGAGAAATACGTGGACGTGTTCTTGGCGGGGTCACCGGCCACCAGCAGCAGGGTCCAGTTGAACTTGGTGCCCGTCTGATCCGGGCCTTCAGTGATTTCCACGATGTGGCCGTCACGGTTCAGCGTTCGGGGGTTGACCTCGGTGGCGCCTTCCTTGCCGGCCTTGCCGCGGTCCGAGTTGTTGGTGCAGGCCACGTAAACCTTGCCCGTGAGCAGGTTGGGCTGGACGTCTTCGCAGCGGTCCATCTTGGTGGGGCCCACTTTGTCAGCGGCAAGGCGTGTGTAGACCAGGACTTCAGCAGCAGACATGCCCGGAACCGCCGAGACGCCACCCACCACCAGCGGCAACCACTCGCCGGTGCCGTCAAAGGCACCGTCGGTGGGAACCTTGCCCGTGCCATCAATTTCTGTCGCCGGGGAGTCACCGGTGAAGCGCGCAACGTACAGATCACCTTCGGAGAGCAGGCTCATGTTGTTCTTCCGCGCCTCAGCTGAGTCGCCGGGCTGGTATTTGCCCTTGGACACGAACTTGTAGAGGTAATCGAAGCGCTCGTCGTCACCCATGTACGCCACAACCTGGCCCGACGGAGCCACAATCACATTGGCGCCTTCATGCTTGAAGCGGCCCATGGCGGAGTGCTTCTTCGGAGTCGAGGTGGGGTCGAACGGGTCAACTTCCACGATCCAGCCGAAGCGGTTGGTCTCGTTGGCGTAGCCAGCGTTGCGCGTGTCGAAGCGGTGCTCGTCGAGTTCCCACTGACGCGTGGTCGGCTTTGCAGAAATGCCGTAGCGCTTGTCGCCGTCGCTGGTGCCGGGGGCAGCGAAGTAGCCGTTGAAGTTCTCTTCGCCCGAGAGGATGGTTCCCCACGGTGTGGTTCCGCCGGAGCAGTTGCCCAAGGTTCCCTTGATCCAGCGGCCGTCCGGGTCATCGATTGTCTTGACCAGGTTGGTGCCTGCAGCAGCGCCGGTCAGCTCGTAGACGGTGTCCGTGAGGAAGCGCCGATTCAGGGGTGCACCCTGAACGTAGCTCCAGGGCTGGTTCTTGTTCTTGCGCTCCAACTCCACCACCGTCAGGCCGTGACCGGCTCGACCAATGGCACGGGTTTCAGCGGCGTCAAAACCTGCCGGCAGCATGATGTTCTCGTTGGTGTATTCATGATTCGTGAACAAGACGGCTCGGCGGTCCTTGGACCCGGGAACGGGGATGATGTCTGTGTAATCGTTGTTGTACCCGAACTGGCGTGCCTGGGCGGCAGCAGTCTGCGCGTTGAGGTTGAAGGCCGGCGAATCAGCGAAAAGGGGGTCGCCCCAGCGGATGATCGGCTTCCAGTCGAACCCCTCTGGAACTGTGAACGCGTCAACAGCGGCGTCCACTGGCTTGATTGCCGTGAACTGGAGCTTGGACTTCCCGAAGCCCTTCTTGGCTGCGTCTGACAAACCGTTGCCGGCATCGGCAACCGCTGAGTCGGCACCAGTCACTGCACTACCAAGAACGACGGCGAGCG
This genomic stretch from Micrococcaceae bacterium Sec5.1 harbors:
- a CDS encoding PhoX family phosphatase, producing the protein MSDTTGRTFPLLPMFGHTKGKRSAVTCALKCDNACAGDVCNTSSNGYFRDIASTAMSRRAALGLGAAGALAVVLGSAVTGADSAVADAGNGLSDAAKKGFGKSKLQFTAIKPVDAAVDAFTVPEGFDWKPIIRWGDPLFADSPAFNLNAQTAAAQARQFGYNNDYTDIIPVPGSKDRRAVLFTNHEYTNENIMLPAGFDAAETRAIGRAGHGLTVVELERKNKNQPWSYVQGAPLNRRFLTDTVYELTGAAAGTNLVKTIDDPDGRWIKGTLGNCSGGTTPWGTILSGEENFNGYFAAPGTSDGDKRYGISAKPTTRQWELDEHRFDTRNAGYANETNRFGWIVEVDPFDPTSTPKKHSAMGRFKHEGANVIVAPSGQVVAYMGDDERFDYLYKFVSKGKYQPGDSAEARKNNMSLLSEGDLYVARFTGDSPATEIDGTGKVPTDGAFDGTGEWLPLVVGGVSAVPGMSAAEVLVYTRLAADKVGPTKMDRCEDVQPNLLTGKVYVACTNNSDRGKAGKEGATEVNPRTLNRDGHIVEITEGPDQTGTKFNWTLLLVAGDPAKNTSTYFSGFPADKVSPISCPDNVAFDSVGNLWISTDGAPSTIGYADGLFKVTLEGPERGKVEQFLAVPREAETCGPIVHDEERSVFVAVQHPGEEGTFADQHSFFPDYVDAGATPATGAVRAPRPSIVQVFRK